The Halobacillus amylolyticus nucleotide sequence GGGGAATACTACATACAGCTTATAAAAAAAGGACGTGAGAAACGATGAAAGAGAATATTAGGAATGAGATTATAGAAACGAAGAAGCTTTTGAGAAAACAGGTACTTGCTACAATCCTCCAGCAATTTGATGGCAAGCTTATGGGCTTATCACAAGATAATAGGAAGCAGAAGTATGAGAAGATGAGAGAGAATCCGTACAGCTTTTTCAGAGGAAGTGCGTATTTGTTCTACTATGACGTAACAGATCTTCCGTTTACTTTCCATACACCTGAAGATCAGCCTACATGGTTGCTCGGGGATTTGCATTTTGATAATATTAGTGCTTTCCAAAATGAGCAGCACGATATTGTGTTTGATGTCGACGATTTTGATGAAGGATACTTTGGTTCTTATTTGTATGATGTGATGCGTATGGTCGTAAGTATTCGTTTAATGAGTAGTCAACATGGCTATAATGAAGAGGACTCTGATGCATTTGTCGAACGTTTTTTAGATCATTACATTAAGCAGCTCGAAGACTTTCAATCAGGAACGAATGACCCCGTTCAACTCCAATTTACCAAGACTAACACGAATGAGTCGATTAAGAGTATTCTTGTTGATCTTGAACAACGCCAGGCGGAACTTAATCTTGATTCATCCGTTAACAATTATGATTCGATCCAATTGCTTATGGAAGATGATCATTTGATTTCGCTTTCAACTCAAGAAAAAAATGAATTCACTAGTGTTTGGGAGGATTACATTGATTCCGTCACAGCCTCTAAAAAGAAAAAAAGAAATTACTATTCAGTTAAGGATGTCATGAAAAAAGCAGGAGCGGGGATCGGATCAACAGGGTTAGAAAGATACTATATCTTAATTGAAGGGGAACATGGGGAGAACATCATTTTAGAAGCTAAAGAAGCAAGAGCACCGATACCGGCTTACTTCTTCCCATACGATGAAAAATTCTGGTATGACCATAAGCATCAGGGACGAAGGGTTGTCCATACTCAGCAATCGATGCATCACCAGGCTGATCCTTATTTGGGTTACTTTACGCTTCAGGGACATGACTTTTACGTCAGAGAGCGGTCCTCCTTAACAGGCGAACTGAAAGCTCAGGATTTACAAGACCCCAAGTCTATGCTGGAAACGATCAAAACGATGGCTAGAATTACTGCTAAAATCCATGCTCGTGCAGATGCCGATATCGAAAACGGCCTGATGGATTACCATAGTGAAGAAGCTATTCTAAAGGCGATTCAGCCAAATCAGAAAGAATTCATTCAGCAGCTCAATTTATGGTCGAAGCATTATCAGCGAGTAGTGGAAGAGGATTTTCTTCTGTTTAATGAATGGTTAGATGGAAATAGTGATTTTTACGGTGAAAAGTAAGGGAATACCTATTCGATTCTAACAATGAATGATATAATTTGAATGTTATAGACTCAAATACTGGAGGATTCGTAATGCTAAATGTAACTAACGTTAGTCTTCGTTTCGGCGATCAGAAACTATTCGAGGACGTCAATATAAAATTCACACCCGGAAATTGCTACGGTTTAATCGGTGCAAATGGAGCAGGAAAATCAACATTTTTAAAGATATTGAGCGGGGAATTAGAACCGCAGACCGGGGACGTTTCCTTAAAAAATGACCAGCGGCTGGCAGTACTTAAACAAAACCACTTCGAGTATGACGAATACAAAGTGCTTGAGACAGTTATTATGGGCCATACAAGACTTTATGAAGTCATGCAGGAAAAAGATGCCATCTATATGAAGGGCGATTTTACAGAAGAGGATGGAATGAGAGCAGCTGAACTTGAGGGTGAATTTGCTGAGATGAATGGCTGGGAAGCGGATTCTGAAGCAGCTCGCCTGTTAACGGGGCTCGGAATTAAAGAGAATTTGCACGACAAGCAAATGACGGAATTAGCTGGTTCTGAAAAGGTTAAAGTCTTGCTGGCCCAAGCACTTTTTGGCAACCCAGATGTCCTTCTTCTAGATGAGCCGACAAACCATTTGGATATAAAAGCGATTCAATGGCTTGAAGACTTCTTGATTGATTTTGAAAATACTGTGATCGTTGTTTCCCACGACCGTCACTTCTTAAATAATGTTTGTACCCACATTGCTGACTTAGATTTTGGAAAAATTCAAATCTATGTAGGGAATTATGACTTCTGGTATGAGTCCAGTCAGCTTGCCCAAAAAATGGCCGAAGAGCAGAATAAGAAAAAAGAAGAAAAAATTAAGGATTTAAAAGAATTCGTAGCCCGCTTTAGCGCGAATGCTTCCAAGTCGAAGCAAGCAACCTCGAGGAAGAAACTGCTTGAAAAAATTACTTTAGATGATATCCAACCTTCTTCAAGAAAATATCCTTATATTGCGTTTAAAGCAGACAGAGAGATTGGAAATGATTTGCTGACTGTTGAGAACCTAACAAAAACGATTGACGGTGTTAAAGTATTAAATAATGTAAGTTTTACAATGAATAAAGACGATAAGGTAGCTTTTGTAGGAAGTAATGAGGTGGCCAAAACGACGCTTTTCCAAATCCTTATGGGTGAAGTCGAACCAGACGAAGGAACATTTAAGTGGGGAGTGACGACATCACAGAGCTACTTTCCAAAAGATAACTCTAAATTCTTTGAGCGTTCTGACATAAACTTAGTGGAGTGGCTGCGTCAATATTCACCTGAAGATCAAACGGAAACATTCCTTAGAAGCTTCTTAGGCCGGATGTTATTTTCAGGAGAAGAAGCATTGAAACAATCGAATGTGCTCTCAGGGGGAGAGAAGGTTCGTTGCATGCTTTCTAAAATGATGTTGTCAGGATCCAATGTTCTTTTGCTTGATGAACCAACAAACCACTTGGATCTCGAGTCGATTACATCATTAAACAAAGGACTGATTAACTTTAAGGGATCCATCTTATTTGCTTCCCACGACCATGAGTTCATCCAAACGATTGCCAATCGGATCATTGAGCTTACACCTCAAGGTATTGTTGACAAAGAGATGAGCTATGATGAATATTTACAAGATCCATCTGTTCAAAAACAAGTAGCTGCTTTATCAGAATAATAAGAATCAAAATCATATTAATAAAAACCTGTCCAATTAGGGCAGGTTTTTTGATTTATGAGGCAATAATATTTATTTTTTCCTATTGAAAAACGAAAAAAAGTGCGCATTATTCGACTTTTTGAGACTTTTATATAAAAAAGAAAGCCTTTTATAGAACCATAGACCTAGTTTGTAACCTGGATGAAAAGGAAGTGTCATAGTTGCAAAGAAACTGTTAGCTTTTTGTTCTTAAAAAAATCTATATATCTGTTAGTATCTTAATTGTGGTTAAAACAACTCATCAATTAAGAGGAGGACACAAACTTATGAAAAAAACAGTTTTTTCTCTAGCTGCTACCGCTGCATTGACAGGAGCATTCGCAACATCTGTTAGTGCTGAAGAATATACAGTCAATAAAGGTGATACTCTTTGGGGTATTTCAAACAATAATAATGTAACGGTTGATCAACTAAAAGCTTGGAATAATTTAAATTCAAATTTAATTTACCCTAATCAAAAACTTACTGTAACAGGTGAAGCCTCAGCTTCAGCAGAAACAAGCACGACATACACAGTAAAATCTGGTGACACATTATCTGGTATTTCTCAACAATATAACATATCAGTCGATCAGTTGATGGCTTGGAACAACCTTTCTTCTACACTGATTCACCCTGGCGATGAATTTGCATTGAAAGCTCAAGCGGCTTCTGCACCTGCCAAAGCTCCAGAGAAGGTAGAAAAAGAAGAGGCACCGGCGCCTGCTCCGGCACCTGAACCTGAAAAACAAGAGGCCCCAGCTCCAGAGCCAGTAAGTGCTGAGCCAGAACAATCTAGTGAACAGTCAACTAGTAATGATGTTGTAAAAGAGATCACTGCTGAAGCAACAGCTTACACTGCTAACTGCACAGGATGCAGTGGTGTAACGGCAACAGGTATTGATTTAAATGCAAACCCTAACCAAAAAGTAATTGCAGTAGATCCAGATGTTATCCCATTAGGTTCTAAAGTATATGTTGAAGGTTATGGCGTAGCTATTGCTGGTGATACTGGCGGAGCAATTGACGGAAATCGCGTTGATCTATATATGCCAAACCGTCAGGATGCTTTAAACTTCGGTAGACAAAGTGTTACTGTACAGGTGTTAAGTCAATAATAGATAAATAGATCTAAATAATAAAACTAAATGGAAAAGCGCACTATTGCCCCCACAATGGTGTGCTTTTTTTGTGCAAAATACTTTTTTCATTATTATAGACGAACAAATTATGTCTTAAGTTTCAAAAAAGCGACATTTCTTTAGTTATAAACAAGATATTGGTAAACTATGAAAGATAGCATGTTTATGTGAATGAATCATGATAAAAAGCAAACATTTCGAGGTACCATTCTAAAGAAGTCAGGTAGTTTAACCTGGCTTTTAAATATGGGGGGAACGGTATGAAAAGGGTTGTTGTCATTGGTTCAGCTGGTTCGGGAAAGTCGACATTAGCCAAACAAATAGGACAAGCCTATCAGTACGAAGTTATACATATGGATCGATTATTCTGGAAACCTGGCTGGCAGGAATCCACTCAAGAAGAGTTAGGAGAGAAGCAGGCTCCTTATTTACAAAAAAACGAATGGGTTATCGAGGGAAACTACAGTGGGGTTTGGAAGGAAAGGTTAGAACTGGCCGATACCATTATTTTTCTGGATATAAATCGATATGTTTGTCTGTATAGTGCACTTAAAAGATGGTTGAAAAATATCGGTAAAACAAGAGAAGATATTGGCCCGGGTTGCCCGGAACGAATGGAGTTGGCTTTTCTCAAATACATATGGGATTATCCTAAAACAAAAAGAAACAAGGCAATAACAGCTATTGAGCAGCATTGCCAACACGCACAAATCTTGATTTTCCCTCATCGAAAAGCGGTGAACTCATTTATTAAAAAAGTAAACACTCTCTCTTAAAACTTAGTAGTAACTCCGAAACAATCCCCAAACAATCATTAAGCTGAACGAATGTTCGTATAACTAGACAACGCCACACCCTTTTAATGTAGAATAAACCTATAACAGGTAAGGGGTGAGGTTACTTTGTCTCATAAAAACAATCCAAAAAGATTTGCTTTGAATATGAGTGCCGCACAGTTCACTAAATTTTATATTATGCATTTGTTACAAGTTCGTCAACCAATGATAAGTGAGCATTTCAAGGAAGAGTTCCACAAGCTGACAAACAATTGGATCCCGGCGCCATCTACATTACTGGATACACTGCATGACATGACAGAAGAGGGATTGCTTAATCGTAAAGATGGTTATAAATCATATGAAAAGAAACGACAAAAGGTCTACTGGTATTCTTTAACAGACCAAGGTAAAGAAGAATTTGATGTGCTTAAAAAGAGATACAAAATTTTATTTGAAGAGCAGCTTAATATACTAAATCAAATTATGAAAGACGTGTATCGTTAACATCTAAATACGAGAATAATAAAAGAAGAGCCTCAATAATTAGGAGGTGCCAGAAAGGAAAGTCAAAATGAAGCTTAGCGTGTTAGATCAAAGCCCTATATCAAAAGGACAAACGGCAGAACAAGCATTACAGCAAACGATCGAATTGGCTCAATGGACAGAATCACTGGGCTTTAAACGATATTGGGTAGCTGAGCATCACAATACGAACGGTTTAGCCGGCAGTTCACCAGAAGTATTAATATCGCATATTGCCTCAAGAACTTCAAGAATACGCATTGGTTCAGGCGGTGTACTTCTACCTCAATATAGTCCACTAAAGGTAGCAGAATCGTTCAAAGTCTTACAAGCTCTTTTCCCTGGGCGAATTGATTTAGGCTTGGGACGTTCCCCTGGTGGAGGTAAAAAAACGAGGGCAGCTCTGACAGATGGAACCGATAAACCACTAAGTTCTTTTTCAAGACAAGTGAAAGAGTTACAGGGATTCTTACATGGAACTATTCCAAAGGAGCATGCTTACTATGGAGTGTCTGCCAAGCCCCATACTTCGGATAACCCGGATGTTTGGGTGTTAGGTCTTTCTGAACGCGGGGCAAGACATGCTGCTATCAATGGTACAGGCTTCACCTTTGGCCATTTCATTAATCCCGACCATGCAGCAGAAACATTGAAGACTTATCGTGAAAAGTTTAAGCCAACTGCAGGGTTGAAGAAGCCCGAAGTAAATGCCTGTGTATTCGTTGTTTGTGCTGACACCTCAGAGAGAGCGGAAGAACTTGCCTTAAGTCAGGATATGTGGCTATTGCAAGTAGAGAAAGGTTTAGAAACGAGAGTTCCCTCCATTAGTGAAGTGAAGGGGCATACATTTACAGTGAAGGAGCTAGAGAAAATTAAACGTAATCGCAAAAGAGCGATCGTTGGTACACCCGAAACGGTCTATAGAAAACTAAAGCAATTAAGTGAAGCATACCAAACGGATGAATTTCTTCTCATCACCAATATTTTTGATTTTGAAGCAAAAAAACATTCCTATAAGTTGCTGGCAGATTATATTGCAAACACTTTAAATTAATAAATGCTTTTTCTTTACTTACTGATTAAGCTATAATAGAAGGCATTATGAGTGAAAGAGAGTAGGGATTTCATGAATCAAACTAAAATAGGCACGATTCAGTCAATGGATGTAATAAAAAGAACAGCAGAAGGTTTTCTTTTATCAGATGGACAAGATGAAATTCTTCTCCCACATGAGCAAGTTGATGGTGAGATCGAGGAAATTGGTGAGCATGTCACCGTATTTCTTTATAATGATCGCAAGAAAAATCCAGTAGCGACTATGTTTCTGCCAGAAGTTCGTTTAGATGCTTATGGCTGGGCGGAAGTTGCGGAAGTCGTGAAAAATTTAGGTGTTTTTGTGAATATCGGGGTTGACAAAGCTTTCCTTGTTTCAAAAGATCATCTTCCACTACTTAAAGAGGTCTGGCCGAAAGAAGGTGACTGGTTATTTGTCAGCTTGGAAAAAGATAAAAAAGGAAGAGTGTTTGCAGAGCCGATTTCAGAGGGAGAAGTTTTGGAGGATCTTGAAAAGGCTCCAGAAAACCTGCTGAATGAGACCATTGTCGGGCGAATTTACAGATCTACAAAAGCAGGATCATTTATCTTAACGGAAGAAGGCTACCGTGGCTTTATTCATCCTTATGAACGGAAAACTGAGCCAAGATTAGGTGAAACTATAGAAGGTCGTATTATAGATGTGAAAGAGGATGGCACGCTAAACATCTCACTTCGCCCCTTAAAGCAGCATAGCATGGACCCAGATGCTGACCAGATTTACAATTATTTAGTTGACCATGATGGGGTTATGCCATTTACAGATAAAAGTGATCCAAATGAAATAAGGGATACATTTAAAATTAGTAAATCTGCGTTTAAGCGAGCTATAGGGAAACTTATGAAGGAAGATAAAGTTATACAAAAGCAGAATCAGACAGTAATGAAGCACAATGACTAAGTAAGGGGGATATCTAATAAGTAGGGTCTATCCGTTTATAGTTGGTTAACTGGGTTTTAAATTTCTTTCGGAAGAATGAAAAATTAAGAGGATAATAAAAGGTAAAGAAGCTTAGTTGATTTACAACGAGCTTCTTTTTTACCAAAAATTAAATTTTTGTTTGAGAAAATGCCGACAAGTTAGATCCTGAAAAAAATGATACCGTGCCCGAACCTTGACAATTTGAAAATACACATGATATATTTATCTTGAATTAGAGATAAATGAATTAAGGATATGATATGAAATGGAGCAGCATAATAATACTGATCATGATTCATCATTAAAATCGTTTATCGTGTTATCTCGTGCGTACCACGCTGTTGAAGAGAAGATCAGGGAAGACATTCGAACGTATGGGCTGAATCCGACTGAATTCGCAGTATTGGAACTGCTCTACCATAAAGGTGAGCAACCCATTCAACAAATTGGCAAGAAAATCTTGCTTGCTAGTGGAAGCATTACGTATGTTGTTGATAAATTAGAAGGAAAGAAACTGTTGCAACGGGTGAGATGTCCTAAAGACCGACGGGTGATCTATGCTGATATCACGAATGGAGGGGAGAAATTAATGGATGAGATCTTCCCAAAACATCAGGCAACCATTCAAGATATTTTCGGTGAATTGAGTAAAAATGAACAAAAAACATTGATTATCTTGCTAAAAAGATTGGGTCTTTCGTTAAAGTATTCGTAAATTTTTTTACGCAAATATCCTGAATTAAAGATAATTGAACTTAAAGTGTCTTGTCATGAGAGATTCATTATTTGGTTAAGCTAACCATTAAGGAGAATAACGATGAAAAAAACAACTGCTGGTATCCACCATATTACTGCTATCGTAGGCAATCCACAGGAAAACGTGGATTTTTATGCTGATGTTCTTGGTTTAAGACTAGTTAAGAAAACAGTAAATTTTGACGACCCGGGTACTTACCATTTGTATTTTGGTAACGAAGGAGGTCAGCCGGGAACGATTATCACCTTCTTTCCCTGGGACGGCGCCCAAAAAGGACGTATTGGATCTGGTCAAGTTGGTACTACTACATTCGTTGCTCCAGAGGAATCTCTTAATTTCTGGGAAAAACGACTAGCAAACTTTAGTGTAAAGGTTAGCAAAGAAACCCGTTTTAATGAAGAGTTCATCCAATTTAAAGATCCCCACGGTCTCCACCTGGAAATTGTCGCTCGGAAGGAAGGGGCAAATAGTAAGTGGGATAAAAACAGCATATCCCCAGATAAAGCCATTAAAGGCTTCGGAGGGGCCGTATTAAATACAGCTACACCATATAAGACAGCTAATTTGCTTGAACACGTCATGGGGATGGAAAAGGTTGGCCAAGAAGCTGAATATCTTCGGTTTCAATCCTATGGTAACTTAGGAAATATCCTGGATATAAATTTGGCAGCGAGTCCAAGGGGAATAATGGGAGTAGGCACTGTTCATCACATTGCCTTTCGTGCCAGCGACTTTAACGATCATAAGGAGTGGCAAACGCACCTAGATGAAATTGGATTCTACCCAACGGATGTAAAGGACCGTGATTACTTTGAAGCTATCTACTTCCGTGAACAGGGTGGATTGTTGTTTGAAATTGCCACAGATCCTCCAGGGTTTACTCGCGATGAGTCCTTTACCGAGTTAGGTGAAGAGCTAAAACTTCCCAAATGGCTCGAATCGAAACGATCACAAATTGAAGATCTTCTTACCCCATTCGAAAATTAAGGGAGGACCAATAAATGAAACACATTTTTCATAAGGGAACAGACGAAAGGAAGCCAACATTGCTTCTTTTACATGGTACGGGAGGAACGGAAACAGATTTATTGCCTGTCGCAGGTATGATTGATGAATCTGCGGCTATTCTAGGCGTACGTGGTAATGTAAGCGAAAATGGCATGCCGCGGTTTTTCAAACGTTTGGCTGAAGGGGTTTTTGATGAAGAAGACCTTATCACACAAACGAAAGGTCTGGAAGAATTTCTAGGGAATGCAGCAAAAGATCATGGATTTGACAGTAGTAATATTGTCGCTATTGGGTATTCCAATGGTGCGAATATTGCCGGCAGTCTTTTGTTCCATTATTCAGATGCATTAAAAGGTGCTATCTTACTTCATCCGATGGTTCCACGAAGAGGTATTACACTGCCTGACTTATCCGGTATTCCTGTGTTTATTGGGGCAGGGACAAATGATCCAATCTGTAAGCCGGAGCAAACCGAAGAACTAGCTGAAATGCTTCAGAAAGCTGGAGCAAATGTAGAAGTCCATTGGGAGAATAACGGGCATCAATTGACTCGTGATGAAATTGAAAAAGCCGCACAATGGTATGCGCATACGGTCAAGTAGAATGTCGTTTTCTTTAAACCATAAAGCTTTGATATTACAGGTGAAGAATTGGTCGTGGAATGGTGGTGCTAAGATGGGGATAGTAGATTTGTTTAAAAAAGATACAAAAAGGAGCGATTCATCAATGGAAAACGTTAAATTAGCAGTGATTTATTACAGTTCAACAGGTACAAACTACAAAATGGCAAAATGGGCAGAGGATGGAGCGAAGCAAGCAGGTGCTGAAGTGAAATTGGTTAAAGTCCCAGAGCTTGCCCCACAGGCAGCAATTGAACAAAACCCGGCTTGGAAAGCTCATATTGATGCAACAAAAGATGTACCTGAAGTCGCTTTAGATGATCTTGAGTGGGCAGACGCTTATATTTTCAGCATGCCAACTCGTTTTGGTAACTTGCCGGCACAAATGAAGCAATTTCTTGATACAACCGGAGGGCTTTGGTTTAATGGGAAACTGATTAACAAAGTAGTTAGTGGAATGTCTTCAGCGAATAACCCGCACGGCGGTCAGGAAACAACTATCCAAAATCTCTATACAACGATGATGCACTGGGGTGCGATCATCGCCGCTCCAGGGTATTCAGATCCTGTAACATTCTCTGCAGGCGGTAACCCTTATGGCACAAGTGTTACCGTTGATCAGGAGGGAAATATGCAGGAAGATGTTCAAGAAGCTGTGAAACATCAAGCCAAACGTACTGCCACTGTTGCTTCTTGGGTGAAGCAGGGCCAACAACAATAACATGAGCATCATGCAGGTTAAGCAAGCCACTTCTTCTTTGACTGAAGAAGTGGCTTATCTTATATGGTATAGTCAAATGAAACTAGATACCATGGTTATTAAAAGCATCCAGCTTCTTTAGATAAAAGCTGGATGCTTTCGAGCAATTTATCAAACCCCTAGAAGAACTTCCATTTCTGCGTGTACCTATCAAGTTTATCAACTAACCATTTTACAAATATCCCAATTAACATATATCCAGGGGAAGAGTGCCAGAATTCCCACCAACTTAGGAGTTTATACATACTCAATTTAACAAAAATTGGTTCTGCGACAAAAGCTGCAAATAGGCAAAACAAGGCAAGTACTATTAAATAAGATTTCCACGATCTAAAATACTGATATAAAAGCATGTACGTTACTGGAATAATGGTTATATCAACCGTATTTAATCGGCTTGTAAAGTAGATGACTTTATATGGATAAGTCCAAAGTGCAAGGGAGACGCCGATGTCATCTAGAATAATGGCAAGCTGGCTCGTAATAAATCCCACAATTAATATGCTTTTTAATCGTTTTTTATCTACAAGGACCGCCCATAACACCCAAAGAGTAACGGTTATTGTAATGAGAATCCACCATTGATAAGAAAATAAAATCTCCTCAAAATAATGGTGCTTTTGTAACTGAGCATTCTCTTTTTGGATTTGAATGATCTTTTCCATATAGTTAAGCTCCAACCTAGTCACCAACCTTTGCCATGTCTAGATGAGATCATATGATTTATGTGCAGGGCGCTCTCATTTTGGTTATGATGTTCTTAGCAGACTTTTTGATATTTTAAATGCAAGTTTTGGAAGTTACGCGACCTTATCTATTTGCCCTACTTGATCTTTGAATATTCATTTAAACTGTATTCTGTTTTATCTTTGCGTTAATCCCATTCTTTACATAGGAGGTGCGATGTATACGACATTCAGTTAAGATGCAATCCGTCTGCATTTTAATACAACGATGAAATTACAGTGGGGGAAGGTGAACCTTTCAAAGTTACAGATGAAATATATGGATAATATATAATCAATGAAGTCCTTGAAAATTAATAACAAGCGAACCTGTACATACAGCTAGTTGAAAACACGCATGTATAGTAAGCTATATAATAGATCCAATTCATTTACAGCAAGCTAAATGAAACAAGGATTGTAAGTAAAAGAGATATCACACCATTGGGGAGGCCGTTCAAATGGATGTTTTAGAAGCAATTAAAACTAGAAGAAGTGTGGGACTTGTCTCGGAGAAACCTGTTCCACAAGATTTATTAGAGCAAATACTAGAAGCTGGTACATGGGCCCCTTGTCATCACAGAACCGAGCCTTGGCGCTACTTTGTGTTAACAGGAGATGGGAGAAAACCGCTCGGGGAAGCTCTTGCGAAGATTGCGGAAAAAGACATGGAGGATCCTTCAACGGAAAATAATCAGAAAAAACTTGCGAAGAGATTAAGAAAGCCATTTCGCGCACCTGCTGTGATTGTTGTAGCAGCAGAACCAACCGATGATCCAAAAGTTTTGGCTAAAGAAGAATATGGGGCTGTGTATTCATCGATTCAAAATATGCTTTTAGCAGCACACGCATTAGGTTTAGGTGGGTTTTGGAGAACCGGTAAACCTACCTATGATCCATTAATGCAAGACTTGTTTGGATTATCTAAAGATGGTGAAGTATTGGGTTTTCTTTATATTGGTTTCCCTGAAAAAGATATACCTGCGGGGAATAGAAAGCATATTAATGATGTGACAAAATGGATTTCAACTGCTGATGGATTAAAAAGAAACTAGGCGATCATGACACTATAAACAAAGGAGGAGGCTATTCCTAATGAATAGCCTCCTTTATTAATTTTACCTTACCTTACCTTTCGTGACCAGTGCATTTCTCCAACTTCTGTTTCTGCAAGCTCAAGAGTAGTTCGATATGGTTTGAAATCTACATGTTTATTAACCGCGTAAATCTTTTGCGGGACACACAGAAATAAAGAGAGTGCTTTTTCAAATACATATCGGTCCACTTCTTTTGCTGCCGCGAGTAATTCCTCCCGTTGAA carries:
- a CDS encoding alpha/beta hydrolase — its product is MKHIFHKGTDERKPTLLLLHGTGGTETDLLPVAGMIDESAAILGVRGNVSENGMPRFFKRLAEGVFDEEDLITQTKGLEEFLGNAAKDHGFDSSNIVAIGYSNGANIAGSLLFHYSDALKGAILLHPMVPRRGITLPDLSGIPVFIGAGTNDPICKPEQTEELAEMLQKAGANVEVHWENNGHQLTRDEIEKAAQWYAHTVK
- the wrbA gene encoding NAD(P)H:quinone oxidoreductase, with protein sequence MENVKLAVIYYSSTGTNYKMAKWAEDGAKQAGAEVKLVKVPELAPQAAIEQNPAWKAHIDATKDVPEVALDDLEWADAYIFSMPTRFGNLPAQMKQFLDTTGGLWFNGKLINKVVSGMSSANNPHGGQETTIQNLYTTMMHWGAIIAAPGYSDPVTFSAGGNPYGTSVTVDQEGNMQEDVQEAVKHQAKRTATVASWVKQGQQQ
- a CDS encoding CBO0543 family protein; translation: MEKIIQIQKENAQLQKHHYFEEILFSYQWWILITITVTLWVLWAVLVDKKRLKSILIVGFITSQLAIILDDIGVSLALWTYPYKVIYFTSRLNTVDITIIPVTYMLLYQYFRSWKSYLIVLALFCLFAAFVAEPIFVKLSMYKLLSWWEFWHSSPGYMLIGIFVKWLVDKLDRYTQKWKFF
- a CDS encoding nitroreductase family protein; translated protein: MDVLEAIKTRRSVGLVSEKPVPQDLLEQILEAGTWAPCHHRTEPWRYFVLTGDGRKPLGEALAKIAEKDMEDPSTENNQKKLAKRLRKPFRAPAVIVVAAEPTDDPKVLAKEEYGAVYSSIQNMLLAAHALGLGGFWRTGKPTYDPLMQDLFGLSKDGEVLGFLYIGFPEKDIPAGNRKHINDVTKWISTADGLKRN